The following nucleotide sequence is from Pseudobutyrivibrio ruminis HUN009.
AAGCTGCAAAACAGCAACTGGCTCTCTATCTGGAAGCCACTTTCTACAATGAATTACAGAATGTCCATCCTTTGAAACAAATGTATAAGTCTCCTGGTTTCCCATAATTATATCCCCCTTATATTAGCATTTATATTGATTCTAAATGATTTAACAGCGAGATTCAATAAATGAGCACAATCTACTTAAACTGTTCAATCATTATTTGTACACTGCGTTGGCCCCTAAATTCGTTTATAGATGGCTCGTAAACAATATCCATTTTAACGCCTGTGTTGCGTCCTGAAAAGAGTCCTTGCCAACTAGACTCTCCATATTTTTGGGTAACAGCAGTTTCAAATTCTGGCACATTTCTAAACATTAGACCTGTGATAGCTTGCCCTTTTTCTGTAAGCATCGATAATCGTAAATACTGACCTTCTTTACCGATATAGGCTGCCCTGGTAATAGGTATGTTTTTCAAAGCAAATAATGGCTTTGTATTTCCTGTACCAAATGGCGCAAGTAAATCGATTGAATCCACAAGCTCCTCTGTAATGTAACCTAATGGCATATCACAATCAATATTAATAATTTCCTGCATATCATCATCTGTCAATTTGCAATTTGCATTGAGTCTAGTGCGGAGCTCATCTATTTTTTCAGTTGGAAGGCTGACACCTGCCGCCATTGGATGTCCACCGAATTTAGTAAATACATCCTTAACTGCTGTAAGCTCCTCAAACATATTGTAAGCCGGAATTGAACGGCCACTTCCTTTTGCTCCATCCTCAGCATCTGTAATCACAATAACTGGTTTGTTGTAGCTTTCTCTAATACGACCAGCCACAATGCCTGCCAGGCTTTCATGAAGCTCTGGAATATAGATAACCAAAACTCTGTCGTTGATTATATCCGTATTTTCAATAAGTTCTCTGGCTTTATCAATTCCTGTCTGAGTCATTACCTTTCGCTCTGCATTAAGTTCTACCAACTCATTTGCCATTGCAAGAGCCTTTGCTTGATTTTCCTCCATCAAAAGCTCTATTGCTTTAGATGCAGTATCCAGGCGACCGCTAGCATTGAGACATGGCCCTATTACAAACCCCAGATGATAACAGCTTAATGGCTTTCCAGAAAGCTCTGTTCTTGCAATGAGTGCACCTAAACCAATATTATCAGTTCCTTCTATGGCCTTAATTCCGTGATATACAGTAGCGCGGTTTTCCCCCTTCAATTCCATAACATCACAAACAGTTGCAATAGCAGCAAACTGCAGAAACTTATCAGATTCTTCTTTTTCTATTCCAATGAACTCGAAAAGGACTTCCACAAGCTTCCATGCAACCTGCGCTCCGCAGATACCCTTAAATGGATACTGGCAATCTTCTCGCTTAGGATCAACCACTGCGTCTGCATTAGGAAGAATCTGCTTTCTAGTAACTCCATCCTCTTCCAACTCGAAAGGTACCTCGTGATGGTCCGTTACAACAACTGTCATCCCAAGCTCTTTCGCCAAGTTAACTGCTGGAGCTGCTGCAATACCATTATCACAAGTGATGATAAATCTAACACCTGCATCAAACGCACTCTGAACCATATCTGGATTTATACCATATCCATCAATCATTCGATCAGGTACAGCATAGTCCACATCTCCCCCTGCCTCTTTGATGGCTGTGGTAAGAATATAAGTAGACATAATTCCATCTACATCATAATCACCTACGACACGAATCTTTACTCCTTCATCAATAGCTTCAAGAAGTAGTTCACAGGCATTATCCATATCCGCAAACAGATGAGGGTCTGGAAAATTATTCAAAGTTGGATGAAGATACTCTTTCATCTCCTCATATGTTTTAAGACCACGATTTACCATAAGACGCACAATAACAGGGTCCACATTTAGCTTCTGACTTAATCCTGCATAATCTGCAGCTTTTCTTTGTAGAATCCATCTACTCATAACAATTTCTCTCCGTTAAAAAAATTCCGCGACTTCCGTCGCGGAATTTAGTCGTTCTATAAATATTATGCAAGAGCGGCAGTAATAATAGCCATTGAGTATACTTCCTGTGCGTTGCAACCACGAGATAAGTCGTTGATTGGTGCATTAAGTCCAAGAAGGATTGGGCCGTAAGCATCAAAACCACCAAGACGCTGTGCGATCTTGTATCCGATGTTACCTGCGTTGATATCTGGGAAGATAAATGTGTTTGCGTGACCAGCTACTGTTGAGTTAGGGCACTTTGTCTTTGCAACACGTGGTGAAACTGCTGCATCAAACTGAAGCTCGCCATCGATGTCAAGCTCTGGATACTTCTCCTTTGCCTTTGCTGTAGCTTCGCGCATCTTGTCAACATCCTCGCCCTTTCCTGAGCCAAGTGTTGAGTATGAAAGCATAGCAATCTTTGGATCGATACCGAAGATTTTTGCACATGCTGCTGTCTCGCCAGCGATTTCTGCAAGCTCATCAGCGTTTGGCTTGATGTTGATTGCGCAATCACCCATTGCAAGAACTTCTCTATCACCTGTAGCAGAGTTACGAACCATGATGAAGCATGATGATACGATGCTGTTACCTGGCTTTGTCTTAATAACCTGAAGTGCTGGACGTACTGTATCAGCTGTTGAGTATGTAGCGCCACCAAGAAGTGCATCTGCAACGCCCATCTTTACAAGCATAGTACCGAAGTAGTTTGCCTGCTTACATGTAGCAGCTGCCTGCTCCATTGTAACGCCCTTGCTCTTTCTAAGCTCACAGAAAAGCTCGCACATCTCATCAAATCTATCGTATTTTTCTGGATCAATAATAACAGCTCCGCGAATGTTGAAACCTGCGTCTTCAGCTGCTGCCTTTACTTCTTCCTCGTTACCAATAAGAATTGGCTGAAGGAAATCTGAACCAAGAAGACGGCTAGATGCCTCAATGATTCTGTGATCTGTACCTTCTGTGAAAACGATTTTCTTAGGATCCTTTTTAAGGATGTCAATTAATGCTCCAAATCCTGCCATTTTTAATTCCTCTTCTTTCTTTAACTATTTATTTAAAATTTAATTAGTTACTACAAACCATAGCTAGTGTACACCTTTTTTGTGAAAAATGGATGGCTTTTTTTATTGTTCTCGATTTTGTACTTTATAGTATTTTTTCTGATATAAATCCATTCTCATCAACGGCTACATTGCTAGAAATACTTTCAACATATGAATAGCCTGATTCGTCTATTGAAGTCACTGCATTTGAGGCGCTAATTGGTACTATTCTGTAGCTAATAGCATCATTCTCATCAATTGTAAATTGAACTGCACCACCTCCACCTGACTTGATTGTCTGGTTAAAAATGAAGTTACCCAAGCTATAGAAAATAGGCTTACCATTGTAGTACTCAACTGGCTGCAAGCAGTGACTGTGCATGCCGATTACAGCATCTGCGCCAGCATCAATCATTTTGTAGCCATCATTAGTCTGGTAATCCTCAAGCTCAGTTGTGTGCTCCACACCCCAGTGTACCATTACGAATAGATAATCCACCTGACTGTCCGCTTCTGAAATAGCATTCAACAAATCTGTCTCATCATAGAAACAGAATTCTCCGGGCTGAGAGTTTAGAACATTCCAGCTTCCTACTGGTATTACATGACTGGCCGCTAAGAAGCCGTAAGTTCTACCTTTCGCATCTGTTTTAACAATAAGTTTACTAGCCTCTTCAAGACTGTTTCCAGCACCTGTATATTCAATACCTGCATCCGAAAGTGTTGTAAAAGTGTCCGTCAGTGCGTCTTGCCCATAATCAAGCACATGGTTATTTGCAAGCCCCGCTATATCTACGCCTAAATCATTAAGAATTGTTACGTATGTAGGATTTACTCTGAATGTGTACTGCTTATCTGGCGCCTGCTGCCCTCGCTCAGAATAGCAAAACTCATTGTTAATCATGGTATATGTGGCATCGTTTAATAACGACTGTATTTCTGATGATGCCACACCATCAATTCCCTGACTGTCATAATTGGACTGAACATATTCGCTGAGCTCTACATCACCAGTAAATACTATTGATGTGGTCAAATCCTCTGGTGTAGGCTCGGCCTCTGATGGCTCGGCAGTATCTTCAGTTTCTACAGCAACCGACTCCTCCTCAGTGGTATCTGTCTCTCCTATCAGCCACTGAAGCTCAGCTTCCATTCCCTGGTCTTTGGCAAAGGCTTTTGCCTGCTCATTAAATGGACCATTTTCGCCGAATGCATACCACATGCCAGCACCAATTATTACAAGCACCAGTACTGTTTTGATTAATCCTGCAAAAAATTTTTTCATAAGTTTATTCTCTCTATTTATCTGAATTTATTCTTTTCAGCGTCGTAGTGATAATCAATCATTGCAAGCTTTGCAATTATTTCATCACCATCAATTTCATTATCCTCCACCAATGCATCAAAGCTTGAATAATAATCTCTTAATGCAGTATTTACTACAGAAAGAAGCATTACTGGATCTTTTGGAAAATTCATTTCACGTCTCCTCTAAACTGTTATTCTGTAGTATTCTACCACATTAAATAGGGACCAGCAAAAAGCCGGTCCCACATGTGATAAATCTTTTCAATTATAATTCAGTAAGAGGAGCTATTTGCTCAAGAACATTATTCATATCCTCAAACATGAATCCCTTCTTAGTAATCTTAACCTTGATATCTTCAATGTCGTCTGCAACTGTGTCGAAGTATCTCTGAGAGTCGTCAATATTGTCGGAGATTTCATTGATTGATGATTCACAATTCTTAAATACATCTGCCATCTGAGCACTCTGGCCTGTTACCTCATCCGCAACATCCTTAATCTTTCCAACAACTTCCTGCGTTTCAACTACTCGTTCATGAGAAGCACTGATTGCATCCTTTGTATGATCAACTGATTCAACCAAGCGGTTATTATTCTCATCGAGTTCTTTCATGCTATCAAAGATTGATGTTACAACGCTTTGGATTTCTGTAGAAAGATTTGTAACTTCGTCAGCAACTACAGCGAATCCTCGTCCTGCCTCACCAGCACGAGCTGCTTCGATTGAAGCATTAAGTGCCAAAAGGTTTGTCTGCTTAGCGAAGCCACCAATCTGCTCAACCTTTTCACGAATGTCATCAAAGCTCTTTTGGAATGCTTCAAAGACTTCCTCAACCTCAGCAATTGTATCTGAAACTGCGCTAGAGCTTCTATCTACATTTTCCATACCTTCATGAGAATCATCTGCTGTAATTTCAAGCTTCTTTACAATTTCGTCGAAGGCTTGTGTTATCTCCTCAATTGTTCTGAACTGATCCTGGAATCTGGCAACTGAGTCTGAAATGTTACCATATTTTTCTTCAACAACTGAGAAAGAATCACTGATTGTCTCAATACCCTGGATAGTATTTGCCTCTTCTCTCTGAAGCATATTCTTTTGCTCAATTGAGAATCTGCCAACCTCTTTCAAGGCATGCATTTTATCTTTTAAATTTACAGCTTTCTCATTTGCTGTAGTAGTTGTTGCAACCTCTTGCTCAACTACTTTCTTCTTACCAAAAAGTCCCATATCGTCCTCCTATCTGCTCTACTCAAATACTGCACATACCATTGTCTGATTTACATGTTGTTTCTTGTACTGCTCACCACCGCCGATGATTCCAACATGTGGGCCTACTCCCTTCATGGCTGTCAAATATTCGGTTAGATAATTTCTCTGAGTGTAGAGTAGATGACGATAGATACAATTTACAGAGAATACAAATGAGATTTTCTTATTCTCTTCTTTGATTTGTCGTCTTGTTTCTGCACCAATCTCGTCGTAATCCATCAGTTCCATTATCTGAATGGTATCATTTTCATTGATTTTTTTGTAATTGATCAATGAACCATTCTCACCAATCGCATAAGGGCTACTGATGAAGATTTCATCACCAATCACACGACCAAGCGGACTAACCAAAACATTGTCTACTAACTCGCTTCTACTAACGCCAGCATCCTCACAATATACATCAGCTGCAGGTCTACCATCCAAAGAAATAAGTTCCTTCTTCGCCAGGTTAACCTTTGTTGCAATATGTGTATTTGCCCCTTCCATTGGTTTGAAAATTAGCTCAGAATATGTTCTAATCTTTCCTGTTTTATTTTTAATTAAAGCATAACAGCAAGCATCTGGATAAAGAACACCATTTAGCATCGCATATCCTGTTGCATCTGCTGGGTATCCAAAAATTGTACCACCAACAATAGGAATGTTAGCTTTCTCTAAAGCCACATTCATAGATGAAACTAAACGTTCCTCATCATTGGTACAGAACTCAATGCAAACTGTATTGCTGTCTCCTGCCCCAATCTTAGAAACCTTTTGTTCCATTGATGCAATATCCTGAAGAGGTGCCTTCGATAGATTTCGCAAGATTCCTACTTCAACCTCTGCATCCGCACCAAATGAAATCAAAATCATTCGTTTATCCGAAGATTCCGACTCATAATAAGACGTTGTACTTGTGCCGATTAAATCAACACCAGGGAACTTATTAGCAATTTGTTCCGAAGCGTCTTTCAAGTGTTCATATGCGCATAATAAAATTAATAATTTAGGATTATTAGCCTTTCCAATAACTTCGGCTACTGCTGAATTGACATCAGCCTTCATTGATGTACCAATTGATATTTGCATAATTACCCCTTTCTGACAATATATTCCCCAGTAACCTAACTGTATCACAAATATTTTCTTAATACGAGTATGTTCACACAATTTCCATGAAATGTTGTTTTTTTTTCAATATACTAATATTGTTACGTTATGTACCATAGTGACAATATTGACATATCGTTTTAGGAGGCAATATGAAGCAACGAACTATTGTATTTGACAAAGCTGATGAAATGGATGATGTTGCCCTACAGCTGCTTAACTTTATTGAAGATACTCCACATAAAAAAATACTTTTTCAAGCTGTAGAGCCTAGTGGCGATATTGATTATATTCGTACCGGCTTGGAATACGCACACGGAGCATTACCTGATATCACAATTATAGGTATGACTTCTCATTGTGCAATGACCCATGATACTCATGCCGCGAAATTCCCTGTTGTATCCGTTCTTTTATTTGAAGAAAATGACTTTACAGCCTTCTCTTATGACTGTAAGACACTTACGCCTAGTGAAGTAGGTTTTAAATTATGTAAAGAGCTAGAAAACATCAAGGATGTAAAAGGCATTCTTATTATGGGTTCCGATATTACGTTGACTCCTCAGGATTTTATAGATGTAGTTTCTTCTAAGTATCCAGATATTCCATTGTTTGGAGCCTTGGCTGGAACTTCAACTTTAAAATCAGACGAATCTCTGGTTTTCCATAACAATAACGTATATGAAAGAGGTATGGTAATTGTGGTGTTCCACGGTCCTACTTTGGAAATAACCACCCACTATAATCTCGGTTGGAAACCTTTGGGAAACACCTTTACAGTTACAGAAAGCTCTAACGATGGAAAGGTCTACAAAATCAATGATAAACCTGCTGTCACTGTATATAATAAGTATTTAGGTGTTCCTATTAATGAATACTTTTTCGAGAATACAGCAGCATTTCCTTTTATTTTCAAGCATAACAATAAGCTGGTTGCCCGTGTTGCATTAAAGCACACAGTAACCTCTCTTCAGTTTGGAATTGAAATACCAGAGGGAACAAAGTTCAGCTTAGCCTATGCAAAAGCGAATTATCTTTTGGATGAATCCTTGACCTGTGCTAACAAGATGAAGGAATTCAATCCTGATGCAATACTTATTTATGCATGCATGAGCCGTAGAACTCTTATGGGGGATGAACTAGCTGAAAGGGAATTTTCATATTTTAAGCAGGTTAATCCTAATGTAACCTGGTCATGTGGATATGGAGAACTTCTTTACGACGAGCATGGCGATGGCCTATTAAATGGTTCTCTTGTTGCAGTTGGTATAAAGGAAGGTAACAAACCAGTCACCGATTCTTCCCCTATCACCGATTCACGTTTACAAGCTGAGCCAGAGGTAATCGATTTAACTGATCGATTGATATCATTCCTTGAATCAACCACCGAGGATTTAAATGATAATATAAACCTTCTTGCAAACATGGCTAGTCATGATCAGCTTACAAAAATCTATAATCGAGCAGCTCTCGACTATTATTATGACGAGCTAATTCACAACATTTCAGCCTTTGACACTATCGCTATGATTATGTTTGATATTGATCACTTCAAGCGTGTGAATGATACATATGGTCATGACGTAGGAGATCAAGTAATTGTAGGAGTTGTAAACGCAATAAAGGAAAGACTTCCAGACAATGCAATTTTTGCACGTTGGGGTGGAGAAGAATTTATGTGTCTGCTTCCAAATTGCGATAAAGAAACTGCAATCAATGTGGCAGAACGCATACGCTTAAGAGTATCTGTAACCGATTTTAGTCCTGTTGATCAGGTAACTATAAGTATCGGTGCTTGTCTAATCAACAAGGATATTGACAAGATTGAAGCCTTTTCCAAAGTCGACAAGGCCTTGTATGAGGCCAAAGAAACAGGCCGTAACAAGGTTGTCTTCTCTGAACAATAGGATTATCAATTACCAGTTTTTCTCAAATCCATCTGAGATAAACTGGTAATTGTCTTTTGTGCCATCTTCACTTATAAACAATTCTGCTATGGCACAGTTATTGAAATCCACATCCCAATACTGGCTACGTGGAGTCTTTTTGATAGTCTCAAAAATTGCATGGCTGAGCGCTCCATGGCTAACCAGCATGACAATATCCTCTTCCTTAAACTGGCCAGTCTTTATAGCACTTCTAAGCTTTTCTACTACACTATTAGCTCTCGCTACGACCTCATCATAACTTTCTCCCCCTTTTGGAGGATTATAGGTTTCTGGTCTATCAAAACATTCAGTAAGAAATTCCGGATTCTCCTGTTCCATATTTTTTTGTTCATATATTCCAAAGGACATTTCCATTAAATCAGGCTCGATTACAACAGCATTTGGCTTATTATCCTTAGTTATTTCATTTTCCTGATAATCGCTAATATCAATCCCTGCAATTATACAACCTGTTTCAATTGCCCTTCCAAGCGGACTTGTTATTAGCTTTGTAGGAATAAGACCAAGGCTCTTCACCAGCTCATGTGTCTCTCTAGCCTGCTGTCTGCCTCTTGCATTAAGTGGTATTTCAGAGCTTCCTTGTAATCTTTTCTGCGCATTCAAATCTGTCTGTCCATGTCGTACTAATAGTATTCTCAAAATATTGTCCTCTTTTATCTGCTATTTTGTTCTCATGACATAATAGTCCATGTTAAAGATTGATGCAATGACTAGCAACTCATCCATATACGTGATACCATGGTAAAGATTTATTTTAGAGGTATTTTTATGATTTACAGAAAACAAAAAGATTTTGATAAATTCAAATGTATTGCCGATAAGTGTCCCAAAAGCTGCTGTATCGGCTGGCAAATAATGATTGATGACGATAGTCTTGATAAATACGCTACCACATCTGGAGACTTTGGATATAGATTAAAATCATCTATTAATTACGAAGAAGGCTCCTTCCTTCAAAATTACACTCGTTGTAGCATGCTTAATAAAACA
It contains:
- a CDS encoding DUF4250 domain-containing protein, with the translated sequence MNFPKDPVMLLSVVNTALRDYYSSFDALVEDNEIDGDEIIAKLAMIDYHYDAEKNKFR
- a CDS encoding diguanylate cyclase: MKQRTIVFDKADEMDDVALQLLNFIEDTPHKKILFQAVEPSGDIDYIRTGLEYAHGALPDITIIGMTSHCAMTHDTHAAKFPVVSVLLFEENDFTAFSYDCKTLTPSEVGFKLCKELENIKDVKGILIMGSDITLTPQDFIDVVSSKYPDIPLFGALAGTSTLKSDESLVFHNNNVYERGMVIVVFHGPTLEITTHYNLGWKPLGNTFTVTESSNDGKVYKINDKPAVTVYNKYLGVPINEYFFENTAAFPFIFKHNNKLVARVALKHTVTSLQFGIEIPEGTKFSLAYAKANYLLDESLTCANKMKEFNPDAILIYACMSRRTLMGDELAEREFSYFKQVNPNVTWSCGYGELLYDEHGDGLLNGSLVAVGIKEGNKPVTDSSPITDSRLQAEPEVIDLTDRLISFLESTTEDLNDNINLLANMASHDQLTKIYNRAALDYYYDELIHNISAFDTIAMIMFDIDHFKRVNDTYGHDVGDQVIVGVVNAIKERLPDNAIFARWGGEEFMCLLPNCDKETAINVAERIRLRVSVTDFSPVDQVTISIGACLINKDIDKIEAFSKVDKALYEAKETGRNKVVFSEQ
- the pta gene encoding phosphate acetyltransferase, which translates into the protein MAGFGALIDILKKDPKKIVFTEGTDHRIIEASSRLLGSDFLQPILIGNEEEVKAAAEDAGFNIRGAVIIDPEKYDRFDEMCELFCELRKSKGVTMEQAAATCKQANYFGTMLVKMGVADALLGGATYSTADTVRPALQVIKTKPGNSIVSSCFIMVRNSATGDREVLAMGDCAINIKPNADELAEIAGETAACAKIFGIDPKIAMLSYSTLGSGKGEDVDKMREATAKAKEKYPELDIDGELQFDAAVSPRVAKTKCPNSTVAGHANTFIFPDINAGNIGYKIAQRLGGFDAYGPILLGLNAPINDLSRGCNAQEVYSMAIITAALA
- a CDS encoding CapA family protein — translated: MKKFFAGLIKTVLVLVIIGAGMWYAFGENGPFNEQAKAFAKDQGMEAELQWLIGETDTTEEESVAVETEDTAEPSEAEPTPEDLTTSIVFTGDVELSEYVQSNYDSQGIDGVASSEIQSLLNDATYTMINNEFCYSERGQQAPDKQYTFRVNPTYVTILNDLGVDIAGLANNHVLDYGQDALTDTFTTLSDAGIEYTGAGNSLEEASKLIVKTDAKGRTYGFLAASHVIPVGSWNVLNSQPGEFCFYDETDLLNAISEADSQVDYLFVMVHWGVEHTTELEDYQTNDGYKMIDAGADAVIGMHSHCLQPVEYYNGKPIFYSLGNFIFNQTIKSGGGGAVQFTIDENDAISYRIVPISASNAVTSIDESGYSYVESISSNVAVDENGFISEKIL
- a CDS encoding FIST signal transduction protein, whose translation is MQISIGTSMKADVNSAVAEVIGKANNPKLLILLCAYEHLKDASEQIANKFPGVDLIGTSTTSYYESESSDKRMILISFGADAEVEVGILRNLSKAPLQDIASMEQKVSKIGAGDSNTVCIEFCTNDEERLVSSMNVALEKANIPIVGGTIFGYPADATGYAMLNGVLYPDACCYALIKNKTGKIRTYSELIFKPMEGANTHIATKVNLAKKELISLDGRPAADVYCEDAGVSRSELVDNVLVSPLGRVIGDEIFISSPYAIGENGSLINYKKINENDTIQIMELMDYDEIGAETRRQIKEENKKISFVFSVNCIYRHLLYTQRNYLTEYLTAMKGVGPHVGIIGGGEQYKKQHVNQTMVCAVFE
- a CDS encoding methyl-accepting chemotaxis protein, with amino-acid sequence MGLFGKKKVVEQEVATTTTANEKAVNLKDKMHALKEVGRFSIEQKNMLQREEANTIQGIETISDSFSVVEEKYGNISDSVARFQDQFRTIEEITQAFDEIVKKLEITADDSHEGMENVDRSSSAVSDTIAEVEEVFEAFQKSFDDIREKVEQIGGFAKQTNLLALNASIEAARAGEAGRGFAVVADEVTNLSTEIQSVVTSIFDSMKELDENNNRLVESVDHTKDAISASHERVVETQEVVGKIKDVADEVTGQSAQMADVFKNCESSINEISDNIDDSQRYFDTVADDIEDIKVKITKKGFMFEDMNNVLEQIAPLTEL
- the recJ gene encoding single-stranded-DNA-specific exonuclease RecJ, which encodes MSRWILQRKAADYAGLSQKLNVDPVIVRLMVNRGLKTYEEMKEYLHPTLNNFPDPHLFADMDNACELLLEAIDEGVKIRVVGDYDVDGIMSTYILTTAIKEAGGDVDYAVPDRMIDGYGINPDMVQSAFDAGVRFIITCDNGIAAAPAVNLAKELGMTVVVTDHHEVPFELEEDGVTRKQILPNADAVVDPKREDCQYPFKGICGAQVAWKLVEVLFEFIGIEKEESDKFLQFAAIATVCDVMELKGENRATVYHGIKAIEGTDNIGLGALIARTELSGKPLSCYHLGFVIGPCLNASGRLDTASKAIELLMEENQAKALAMANELVELNAERKVMTQTGIDKARELIENTDIINDRVLVIYIPELHESLAGIVAGRIRESYNKPVIVITDAEDGAKGSGRSIPAYNMFEELTAVKDVFTKFGGHPMAAGVSLPTEKIDELRTRLNANCKLTDDDMQEIINIDCDMPLGYITEELVDSIDLLAPFGTGNTKPLFALKNIPITRAAYIGKEGQYLRLSMLTEKGQAITGLMFRNVPEFETAVTQKYGESSWQGLFSGRNTGVKMDIVYEPSINEFRGQRSVQIMIEQFK
- a CDS encoding histidine phosphatase family protein yields the protein MRILLVRHGQTDLNAQKRLQGSSEIPLNARGRQQARETHELVKSLGLIPTKLITSPLGRAIETGCIIAGIDISDYQENEITKDNKPNAVVIEPDLMEMSFGIYEQKNMEQENPEFLTECFDRPETYNPPKGGESYDEVVARANSVVEKLRSAIKTGQFKEEDIVMLVSHGALSHAIFETIKKTPRSQYWDVDFNNCAIAELFISEDGTKDNYQFISDGFEKNW